In one window of Arctopsyche grandis isolate Sample6627 chromosome 6, ASM5162203v2, whole genome shotgun sequence DNA:
- the LOC143913623 gene encoding uncharacterized protein LOC143913623 — protein MKRNRIHDLSYGGSSSDDEDGFRARVAGAVGGLLYVGLGTVALGLVIAFVGTGDKGFKTPELRWTGPALIAAGLFCCIVRILLCACPQRCLNPRPRRRPKEPAAERLLLTEIPPPPPRRLSIAATALLLQQEREQPPQQPPTPSPPPQPPPPPPQIIPLVFLSHPQQQRQKDDSLIELQTMDGSSFDISSISSSEISVDNLTVIENAEVIEMERTCKLNRTREPLHAKKASTLGPPGPRTVTFADTPNIIAPPSEAPPPVAEIVLTPSNLTH, from the exons ATGAAAAGAAATCGG ATCCATGATCTATCCTATGGTGGTTCATCTTCAGACGATGAGGACGGCTTTCGAGCGAGAGTAGCAGGAGCAGTCGGAGGACTCTTGTACGTGGGTCTCGGCACTGTAGCCCTGGGTCTGGTCATAGCCTTCGTCGGCACCGGCGACAAGGGCTTCAAAACTCCAGAACTCAGATGGACAGGACCGGCGCTCATAGCTGCCGGCCTATTCTGCTGCATCGTCAGGATACTATTGTGCGCCTGTCCTCAACGCTGCCTGAACCCAAGACCCAGACGGAGACCCAAAGAACCAGCAGCCGAGAGACTCCTGCTCACGGAAATACCACCACCTCCCCCTAGAAGACTGTCTATAGCGGCTACGGCCTTGCTGCTCCAGCAAGAACGGGAACAGCCACCTCAACAACCACCAACACCTTCACCACCCCCCCAACCACCACCGCCACCACCTCAGATAATACCCCTGGTGTTTCTGTCGCATCCACAGCAGCAGCGCCAAAAGGACGACTCGTTGATAGAACTCCAGACGATGGACGGCTCCAGCTTCGACATATCGAGTATATCCAGCAGCGAGATCAGCGTTGACAATTTGACTGTGATCGAGAACGCCGAGGTGATCGAGATGGAGAGGACGTGTAAGCTGAACAGGACCAGAGAGCCGCTGCACGCCAAGAAGGCGTCTACCTTGGGACCTCCTGGCCCCAGGACAGTGACGTTCGCAGACACACCCAATATCATAGCTCCTCCGAGCGAAGCACCTCCACCAGTGGCTGAAATTGTGCTCACCCCGTCGAACTTGACACACTAG